A single genomic interval of Corylus avellana chromosome ca10, CavTom2PMs-1.0 harbors:
- the LOC132163751 gene encoding uncharacterized protein LOC132163751, which translates to MLRSILRTSASGTSSIKPSPIPISLSWAQNYSSKNTNTNVTKGKQTKSKGDAKRSGADEHSSSAGGKEVDKALSDAQARARQLAADEKDPSLDVGPNGRRLFTSTSSLSLLSHKDACSYCKFSMKGLNAVLPEGLPEGMVKEFEDSLRPALLVRPSFLDLRDHFRRIVDPPLRFTDEKGPKVRKQIVLDGPASCGKSIALAMLVHWARDEGWLVFYVPRGREWTHGGFFTKNPDTGLWDTPLQATNVLKDFLKCNESHLKQLPCQIDDPIPLSEGAGVGRLKDADSMAMPEGSTLYDLVNTGIKYSQAAVAVVVRLRRELSLVKSIPVLIAIDQYNSWFTFSEYEEAVTLRSRRPVHAREVAMVNAFRSMMHDDMMVGAFSHSTAVGKLRKDLPDVPVDARLNLPRYTLDEAATVCHYYLRQRLVGHEVFSEENWKKVYYLSNGNGAEMRGLVPFMRSSA; encoded by the exons ATGTTGCGGTCTATTCTGAGAACCTCAGCGTCGGGCACGAGCTCGATCAAGCCCTCGCCAATTCCAATTTCTTTGTCGTGGGCTCAGAATTACTCTTCCAAGAACACGAATACAAATGTCACCAAGGGCAAGCAGACAAAGTCCAAGGGCGACGCCAAAAGATCTGGCGCCGACGAGCACTCCTCGTCCGCCGGCGGAAAAGAAGTCGACAAGGCGCTGTCCGACGCGCAGGCCCGCGCGCGTCAACTCGCAGCAGACGAGAAGGACCCCTCGCTCGACGTTGGCCCCAACGGCCGCCGCCTCTTCACCTCCACCTCCTCCCTCTCCCTCCTCTCCCACAAAGACGCCTGCTCCTACTGCAAGTTCAG TATGAAGGGATTGAACGCGGTGTTGCCGGAGGGGTTGCCGGAGGGGATGGTGAAGGAGTTCGAGGACTCGTTGCGACCGGCGCTTCTGGTTCGGCCGAGCTTTTTGGATCTTCGCGATCATTTTCGGCGCATAGTTGATCCGCCATTGAGATTCACTGATGAGAAAG gtCCCAAAGTTAGAAAGCAGATTGTCTTGGATGGTCCTGCTAGCTGTGGGAAGAGTATTGCACTTGCGATGCTTGTTCATTGGGCTCGTGATGAAGGTTGGCTGGTTTTTTATGTCCCCAGGGGTCGAGAGTGGACTCATGGAGGATTTTTCACTAAGAACCCAGATACAGGTCTTTGGGACACACCTCTTCAAGCTACAAATGTTCTCAAG GACTTTCTGAAATGCAATGAATCCCACTTAAAACAATTACCTTGCCAAATCGATGATCCGATTCCATTGAGTGAGGGTGCTGGTGTTGGACGGTTGAAAGATGCTGACAGCATGGCAATGCCTGAAGGTTCAACGCTGTATGACCTGGTTAACACAGGAATCAAATACTCACAAGCAGCTGTTGCAGTGGTAGTTCGTTTGAGGAGAGAGTTATCCCTTGTGAAAAGTATCCCTGTGCTTATAGCAATTGATCAG TATAACAGCTGGTTTACATTCAGTGAGTATGAGGAAGCGGTCACTCTTCGTTCTCGCCGACCAGTACATGCTAGAGAAGTTGCAATG GTGAATGCTTTTAGATCTATGATGCATGATGACATGATGGTTGGTGCTTTCTCGCATTCAACAGCAGTTGGAAAGCTACGTAAGGACTTGCCAGATGTTCCTGTGGATGCTCGGCTTAATCTTCCTCGCTACACCTTAGACGAAGCAGCAACTGTTTGCCATTATTACCTTAG GCAAAGATTAGTAGGTCATGAAGTATTCTCGGAAGAAAACTGGAAGAAGGTATACTACTTGTCCAATGGAAATGGAGCAGAGATGAGGGGGTTGGTTCCTTTCATGCGGTCATCAGCATAA
- the LOC132163182 gene encoding uncharacterized protein LOC132163182 has protein sequence MGINGNELVPETDRGISPAAAEREPRNKKIVKMLYKALARGDTETIARLVAADLEWWYHGPPQCQHMMKILTGESRHTEFKFKPRSIMAVGDRVIMEGWDRGLKAYWVHVWTVDEEDMILVQFREYFNTWLTVLLRVSDTGDEIPVWQSDHRERLKRSLPDLVLAF, from the coding sequence ATGGGAATCAACGGCAATGAGTTGGTGCCGGAAACGGATCGGGGTATATCTCCGGCGGCAGCGGAGCGCGAACCACGGAACAAGAAGATCGTGAAAATGCTGTACAAGGCGTTGGCACGCGGTGACACGGAGACCATTGCTAGGCTAGTGGCTGCTGACCTAGAATGGTGGTACCATGGACCTCCACAATGCCAACACATGATGAAGATACTCACCGGTGAGTCAAGGCACACAGAGTTTAAGTTCAAGCCTAGGAGCATCATGGCCGTTGGTGACCGGGTGATCATGGAGGGGTGGGACCGGGGATTGAAGGCCTACTGGGTGCACGTTTGGACGGTTGATGAGGAAGACATGATTCTTGTTCAATTCCGCGAGTATTTCAACACGTGGCTCACCGTGTTACTTAGGGTTTCCGACACCGGAGATGAGATTCCGGTGTGGCAAAGTGACCATCGGGAGCGGTTGAAGCGCTCGTTGCCTGATCTTGTGCTGGCCTTCTGA
- the LOC132162760 gene encoding senescence associated gene 20-like, which translates to MRLLTGSSPSSPKDSFHFLPQSVFAFGSTVLVEGYDKESSVSWVHAWTVADGIITQLREYLNTSLTVTRFGLSQPISSPAVASSSQPSSANKCQSVWQSQLSDKSAPGLVLAL; encoded by the coding sequence ATGCGTTTGCTCACCGGCTCATCACCATCGTCCCCAAAAGACTCCTTCCACTTCCTTCCTCAATCCGTTTTCGCATTCGGATCGACGGTCCTCGTCGAGGGTTACGACAAGGAGAGCTCGGTCTCGTGGGTGCACGCGTGGACCGTCGCCGATGGGATAATTACCCAACTCAGGGAGTACTTAAATACTTCCCTCACCGTCACCCGCTTCGGCCTGTCACAGCCAATATCGTCCCCGGCTGTCGCGTCATCATCACAGCCGTCGTCAGCCAACAAGTGCCAGAGTGTTTGGCAGAGCCAGCTCTCTGATAAGTCCGCGCCGGGTCTTGTTCTGGCACTCTAA